The proteins below are encoded in one region of Nakamurella flava:
- the rnc gene encoding ribonuclease III: protein MPDADVVSAALGVELGPELVLLALTHRSYAYENGGLPTNERLEFLGDSVLGVVITETLYRTHPDLPEGRLAKLRASVVNMHALAGVGRGIGLGEQLRLGRGEELTGGRDKASIVADAVEAVIGAVYLEHGLDVARTVVLRLFGDLLVSAPRLGAGLDWKTSLQELSAAQGLGVPEYRVSEEGPDHAKVFAARVLLTGKVYGEGSGRTKKEAEQNAASAAYTSIEGPVDAPAPDAPSA, encoded by the coding sequence GTGCCGGATGCGGACGTGGTCAGCGCCGCGCTCGGGGTCGAACTCGGCCCCGAGCTGGTGCTGCTGGCGTTGACCCACCGCTCGTACGCGTACGAGAACGGTGGGTTGCCGACGAACGAGCGGCTGGAGTTCCTCGGGGACTCCGTCCTCGGGGTCGTCATCACCGAGACGCTCTATCGCACGCACCCGGATCTTCCGGAGGGCCGCCTGGCCAAGCTGCGCGCCTCGGTGGTCAACATGCACGCCCTGGCCGGGGTCGGTCGCGGTATCGGGCTCGGTGAGCAACTGCGTCTGGGCCGCGGTGAGGAACTCACCGGCGGCCGCGACAAGGCGTCCATCGTCGCCGACGCGGTCGAGGCGGTCATCGGAGCCGTCTATCTCGAGCACGGTCTGGACGTCGCCCGCACGGTCGTGCTGCGACTGTTCGGCGATCTGCTGGTCAGCGCGCCGCGCCTGGGCGCTGGTCTCGATTGGAAGACTTCCCTGCAGGAGCTGTCCGCGGCCCAGGGTCTCGGGGTGCCCGAGTACCGGGTGTCCGAGGAGGGGCCCGACCACGCCAAGGTCTTCGCGGCCCGGGTGCTGCTGACCGGCAAGGTGTACGGCGAGGGCAGCGGTCGGACGAAGAAGGAAGCCGAGCAGAACGCCGCGTCGGCGGCGTACACCTCCATCGAGGGCCCGGTCGACGCGCCGGCCCCTGACGCGCCGTCCGCCTGA
- the rpmF gene encoding 50S ribosomal protein L32 — protein MAVPKRKMSRSNTRARRSQWKTTVPTLVSCENRACGELKPPHAVCPTCGQYKGRQVVGV, from the coding sequence GTGGCTGTCCCGAAGCGGAAGATGTCGCGGAGCAACACCCGCGCCCGCCGTTCGCAGTGGAAGACCACCGTCCCCACGCTGGTCAGCTGCGAGAACCGCGCCTGCGGTGAGCTCAAGCCCCCGCATGCGGTGTGCCCGACCTGTGGGCAGTACAAGGGTCGCCAGGTCGTCGGGGTCTGA
- a CDS encoding YceD family protein: MSASPRPSPGPSPASPWVIDTRTLGRRPGSMRTVRIAVPVTQRIGNEVVGVPAAGRDVVPATDDTAVVDLDLRLESVAEGVLVSGSAAATAEGQCARCLVDLTEPVVVSLRELYAYPESATAATTEDDEVERLIDDLVDLEPVVRDEIVLALPLAPLCRPDCPGLCPDCGERFDDLEPGHSHEILDPRWAALQEKFAPRPDQTGPAGSAD, encoded by the coding sequence ATGTCCGCCTCCCCGCGTCCGTCCCCGGGTCCCTCCCCGGCGTCCCCCTGGGTCATCGACACCCGGACGCTGGGTCGGCGTCCCGGTTCGATGCGGACGGTCCGCATCGCCGTGCCGGTGACCCAACGCATCGGCAACGAGGTGGTCGGAGTACCGGCGGCCGGTCGCGACGTCGTCCCGGCGACGGATGACACCGCCGTGGTCGACCTCGACCTGCGCCTGGAGTCCGTGGCCGAGGGTGTGCTGGTCTCCGGATCGGCCGCGGCGACCGCGGAGGGGCAGTGCGCCCGCTGCCTGGTCGACCTGACCGAGCCGGTCGTGGTGAGCCTCCGTGAGCTGTACGCCTACCCGGAATCGGCCACCGCGGCGACCACCGAGGACGACGAGGTGGAGCGGCTGATCGACGATCTGGTCGACCTGGAGCCGGTGGTGCGGGACGAGATCGTCCTGGCGCTGCCGCTGGCTCCGCTGTGCCGGCCGGACTGCCCGGGGCTCTGCCCCGACTGCGGCGAACGGTTCGACGACCTCGAACCGGGTCATTCGCATGAGATACTGGACCCCCGCTGGGCTGCGCTGCAGGAGAAGTTCGCGCCGCGACCGGACCAGACGGGACCGGCCGGTTCGGCCGATTGA
- a CDS encoding DivIVA domain-containing protein codes for MYRVFEALDELVTIVEEARGLPMTASCVVPRGDVLELLDDVRDALPGEVDDAQDVLDHRDQMIGDATEQATKTVADAQAHADQLVTSARSEAESMVASAQAEADRLVTDAHARAEQMITRAQDDAARIGQQAQEQAEALVTRARAEAERTVSAGRAAYDAAVADGQHEQARLVSQTEVVQAAHLESARILDAAAAESDRMRQECDTYVDATLASFEETLTGTLRTIGRGRTSLRTGGVAEYR; via the coding sequence GTGTACCGGGTTTTCGAGGCGCTCGACGAGTTGGTGACCATCGTCGAGGAGGCCCGCGGGCTGCCCATGACGGCGTCGTGTGTCGTGCCCCGCGGCGACGTGCTGGAACTGCTCGACGACGTCCGTGACGCCCTGCCCGGCGAGGTCGACGACGCTCAGGACGTGCTCGACCACCGTGACCAGATGATCGGCGATGCCACCGAGCAGGCCACCAAGACGGTGGCCGACGCGCAGGCCCACGCCGACCAGCTGGTGACCTCGGCGCGGTCCGAGGCCGAATCGATGGTGGCGTCGGCGCAGGCCGAGGCCGACCGCCTGGTGACCGACGCGCATGCCCGGGCCGAGCAGATGATCACCCGGGCGCAGGACGACGCCGCCCGCATCGGGCAGCAGGCCCAGGAACAGGCCGAGGCGCTGGTCACGCGCGCCCGGGCCGAGGCCGAACGGACGGTCTCCGCCGGCCGGGCCGCCTATGACGCCGCGGTGGCCGACGGTCAGCACGAGCAGGCCCGGCTGGTCTCGCAGACCGAGGTCGTCCAGGCGGCGCACCTGGAGTCCGCCCGCATCCTCGACGCTGCCGCCGCCGAGAGCGACCGGATGCGCCAGGAATGCGACACCTACGTGGACGCGACGCTCGCGTCCTTCGAGGAGACCCTGACCGGGACGTTGCGCACCATCGGCCGGGGCCGGACGTCCCTGCGGACCGGCGGAGTAGCCGAGTACCGCTGA
- the coaD gene encoding pantetheine-phosphate adenylyltransferase, with translation MTSAVYPGSFDPPTLGHLDVLERAAALFDQVTVAVLVNPDKRGLFSVEERSDLLREATANWPNVVVDSFSGLLVDYCSAHGIRAVVKGLRTVSDYDYEQPMAHMNRSLTGVETVFLTARPEFSFVSSSLVKQVAGLGGDITAYVWPSVAQALTTRLRPPAG, from the coding sequence GTGACCAGCGCCGTGTATCCCGGGTCCTTCGACCCGCCCACCCTCGGCCATCTCGACGTCCTGGAGCGGGCCGCCGCCCTCTTCGACCAGGTCACCGTGGCGGTCCTGGTCAACCCGGACAAGCGGGGTCTGTTCTCCGTCGAGGAGCGGTCCGACCTGCTACGGGAGGCGACTGCTAACTGGCCGAACGTCGTGGTCGACTCGTTCTCGGGTCTCCTCGTCGACTACTGCTCGGCGCATGGCATCCGGGCGGTCGTCAAGGGCCTGCGGACCGTGTCGGACTACGACTACGAGCAGCCGATGGCCCACATGAACCGCAGCCTCACGGGGGTGGAGACGGTCTTCCTCACCGCCCGTCCGGAGTTCTCCTTCGTGTCGTCGTCCCTGGTCAAACAGGTCGCCGGGCTCGGAGGCGACATCACTGCCTACGTCTGGCCGTCGGTCGCGCAGGCGCTGACCACGCGGCTGCGCCCACCGGCCGGCTGA
- a CDS encoding RsmD family RNA methyltransferase encodes MTRVVAGRWGGRSLRTPRGATTRPTAEKIRAALGNALAAGGALEDAVVLDLYAGSGALGLELVSRGARRAVLVERDRAALAALRENATALGGDLQVVAADVTGWAAGPGPGDVGPFDVVVADPPYAVSDAELCAVIADLGAAGSLSRGADLVVERGVVRGAPVGADTFAWPAPVVPDREKRYGDTVLCYGRWP; translated from the coding sequence GTGACCCGGGTCGTCGCAGGGCGATGGGGTGGGCGCTCGCTGCGCACACCCCGCGGTGCGACGACCCGGCCCACGGCGGAGAAGATCCGCGCCGCGCTCGGTAACGCCCTGGCCGCCGGCGGGGCGCTGGAGGACGCCGTCGTGCTGGATCTGTACGCCGGCTCGGGAGCCCTCGGCCTGGAACTGGTCTCCCGCGGGGCCCGACGGGCGGTGCTGGTGGAACGGGACCGCGCCGCCCTGGCCGCGTTGCGGGAGAACGCCACCGCGCTCGGCGGTGACCTGCAGGTGGTCGCCGCCGATGTGACCGGGTGGGCGGCCGGACCCGGACCGGGGGACGTGGGTCCGTTCGACGTGGTGGTCGCCGACCCGCCGTACGCGGTCTCCGACGCCGAACTGTGCGCGGTGATCGCCGACCTGGGGGCGGCCGGATCCCTGTCGCGCGGGGCCGACCTGGTGGTCGAACGCGGTGTCGTCCGCGGTGCCCCGGTCGGCGCGGACACCTTCGCCTGGCCGGCGCCGGTCGTGCCCGACCGCGAGAAGCGCTACGGGGACACGGTGCTCTGTTACGGTCGCTGGCCGTGA
- a CDS encoding pyruvate carboxylase, which yields MFSKMLVANRGEIAIRAFRAAYELGIGSVAVFPYEDRNSEHRQKADEAYEIGEPGHPVRAYLDVDEIIRAARESGADAVYPGYGFLSENPGLATACAEAGITFIGPSADLLELAGNKARAVAAARAAGLPVLESSAPGQDVDELIEAGEQLGFPLFVKAVAGGGGRGMRRVASPDELPDALATAMREAESAFGDPTVFLEKAVVEPRHIEVQILADRTAAAGDPEGVIHLFERDCSLQRRHQKVIEIAPAVNLHPDVRARICADAVAFARQIGYLNAGTVEFLVEGSGADAKHVFIEMNPRIQVEHTVTEEITDVDLVGTQIRIAAGATLADLGLRQDDIEIGGAALQCRITTEDPANGFRPDTGKIITYRSPGGAGVRIDGGTAHAGAAVGAHFDSMLVKLTCRGRDFPSAVARAKRALAEFRIRGVSTNIPFLQAVLDDPDFAAGGVTTSFIETHPQLLTARRSADRGTRLLTYLADVTVNQPHGPRPAGLLDPAVKLPAVDTRAEAPAGSRQRLAELGPEGFATWMRQAPELLVTDTTFRDAHQSLLATRVRTRDLLVAAPVVARTTPQLLSVEAWGGATYDVALRFLSEDPWERLTDLRAAMPNIALQMLLRGRNTVGYTPYPTAVTDAFVQEAASAGVDIFRIFDALNDVEQMRPAIDAVRATGTTVAEVALCYTADLSDPNEKLYTLDYYLRLAEQIVQAGAHVLAIKDMAGLLRAPAAATLVTALRSRFDLPVHLHTHDTAGGQLATYLAAAAAGVDAVDGASAPLAGTTSQPPLSALVAATEHGDRPTGLSLSAVEDLEPYWEAVRAVYAPFESGLKAPTGRVYRHEIPGGQLSNLRQQAIALGLGAKFEQIEAMYTAANTMLGRLVKVTPSSKVVGDLALHLVGAGVDPAEFEADPGRFDIPDSVIGFLSGELGDPPGGWPEPFRTKALAGRSWAPPTAELSEQDAAALAADPRPTLNRLLFPGPTREFAASREAFGDLSPLATADFLYGLPRGEELAIQLQSGVRLYFGLEAIGDADERGLRTVVTTQNGQLRPLQVRDRTVSVDVPVAERADPANPGHVASPFAGVVTLKVAEGDQVESGQVVATIEAMKMEASITAPRAGTVQRAAITAQQQVEGGDLLVVLTAG from the coding sequence GTGTTCTCGAAGATGCTGGTCGCCAACCGAGGCGAGATTGCGATCCGGGCCTTCCGGGCCGCGTACGAGTTGGGGATCGGCTCGGTCGCCGTCTTCCCGTACGAGGACCGCAATTCCGAACACCGGCAGAAGGCCGATGAGGCCTACGAGATCGGCGAGCCCGGCCACCCGGTGCGCGCCTACCTGGACGTCGACGAGATCATCCGGGCTGCCCGCGAATCCGGGGCCGACGCGGTCTATCCCGGCTACGGGTTCCTGTCCGAGAACCCGGGCCTGGCCACCGCGTGCGCCGAGGCGGGGATCACCTTCATCGGCCCGTCCGCCGACCTGCTGGAACTGGCCGGCAACAAGGCCCGGGCGGTGGCCGCCGCGCGCGCCGCCGGGCTGCCGGTGCTGGAGTCGTCCGCTCCCGGCCAGGACGTGGACGAGCTGATCGAGGCGGGGGAGCAGCTCGGCTTCCCGCTCTTCGTCAAGGCGGTCGCCGGTGGTGGCGGTCGCGGCATGCGACGGGTCGCCTCGCCGGACGAACTGCCGGACGCGCTAGCCACGGCGATGCGTGAGGCCGAGTCGGCCTTCGGTGACCCGACGGTCTTCCTGGAGAAGGCGGTCGTCGAACCCCGCCACATCGAGGTGCAGATCCTCGCCGACCGGACCGCCGCCGCCGGCGATCCCGAGGGCGTCATCCACCTGTTCGAGCGCGACTGCTCCCTGCAGCGGCGGCATCAGAAGGTCATCGAGATCGCGCCGGCGGTCAACCTGCACCCGGACGTCCGCGCCCGCATCTGCGCCGACGCCGTGGCCTTCGCCCGGCAGATCGGCTACCTCAACGCCGGCACGGTCGAGTTCCTCGTCGAAGGCAGCGGTGCGGACGCCAAGCACGTGTTCATCGAGATGAACCCGCGCATCCAGGTCGAGCACACCGTGACCGAGGAGATCACCGACGTCGACCTCGTCGGCACCCAGATCCGTATCGCCGCCGGGGCCACCCTGGCCGATCTCGGACTGCGTCAGGACGACATTGAGATCGGCGGCGCGGCGCTGCAGTGCCGCATCACCACCGAGGACCCGGCGAACGGGTTCCGGCCCGACACCGGCAAGATCATCACCTACCGCTCGCCGGGCGGCGCGGGGGTCCGCATCGACGGTGGCACGGCGCACGCCGGGGCGGCCGTGGGCGCCCACTTCGACTCCATGCTGGTCAAGCTGACCTGCCGTGGGCGGGACTTCCCGTCGGCCGTGGCCCGGGCCAAGCGCGCACTCGCCGAGTTCCGCATCCGCGGTGTCTCCACCAACATCCCGTTCCTGCAGGCCGTCCTGGACGATCCGGACTTCGCCGCCGGCGGGGTCACCACGTCGTTCATCGAGACCCACCCGCAGCTGTTGACCGCGCGGCGCTCGGCCGACCGTGGCACCCGGCTGCTCACCTACCTGGCCGACGTCACGGTCAACCAGCCGCACGGTCCCCGACCGGCCGGCCTACTCGACCCGGCGGTCAAGCTGCCGGCGGTGGACACCCGCGCCGAGGCGCCGGCCGGGTCGCGTCAGCGGCTGGCCGAGCTGGGCCCGGAGGGGTTCGCGACCTGGATGCGGCAGGCCCCTGAGCTGCTGGTCACCGACACGACCTTCCGGGATGCCCACCAGTCACTGCTGGCCACCCGGGTGCGGACCCGTGACCTGCTTGTGGCCGCGCCCGTGGTGGCCCGGACGACGCCGCAGCTGTTGTCCGTGGAAGCCTGGGGCGGGGCGACCTACGACGTCGCTCTCCGCTTCCTCTCGGAAGATCCGTGGGAGCGGTTGACGGACCTGCGGGCGGCGATGCCGAACATCGCACTGCAGATGCTGCTGCGCGGGCGGAACACGGTCGGCTACACGCCCTACCCGACGGCCGTGACCGACGCGTTCGTCCAGGAGGCGGCGTCCGCCGGGGTCGACATCTTCCGCATCTTCGACGCGCTCAACGACGTCGAGCAGATGCGTCCGGCCATCGACGCCGTGCGGGCGACCGGCACCACGGTCGCCGAGGTCGCCCTCTGCTACACCGCCGATCTGTCCGATCCGAACGAGAAGCTCTACACGCTGGACTACTACCTGCGGCTGGCCGAGCAGATCGTGCAGGCCGGCGCGCACGTGCTGGCGATCAAGGACATGGCCGGCCTGCTGCGCGCCCCGGCCGCGGCGACCCTGGTCACGGCCCTGCGGAGCCGGTTCGACCTGCCCGTTCACCTGCACACCCACGACACCGCCGGTGGGCAGCTGGCGACGTACCTGGCCGCGGCGGCCGCCGGCGTGGACGCGGTCGACGGAGCCAGTGCCCCGCTGGCCGGGACGACCTCGCAGCCCCCGCTGTCGGCGCTGGTCGCGGCCACCGAGCACGGGGACCGGCCGACCGGCCTGTCACTGTCCGCGGTGGAGGACCTGGAGCCCTACTGGGAGGCGGTGCGCGCGGTCTACGCGCCGTTCGAGTCGGGCCTGAAGGCGCCGACCGGCCGGGTGTACCGCCACGAGATCCCGGGCGGGCAGCTGTCGAACCTGCGACAGCAGGCCATCGCGCTGGGGCTGGGCGCCAAGTTCGAGCAGATCGAGGCCATGTACACCGCGGCGAACACGATGCTCGGTCGGCTGGTCAAGGTGACACCGTCGTCGAAGGTGGTCGGCGATCTGGCCCTGCACCTGGTGGGCGCCGGCGTGGACCCGGCGGAGTTCGAGGCCGACCCGGGCCGGTTCGACATCCCCGACTCGGTCATCGGGTTCCTGTCCGGCGAGCTGGGCGACCCGCCCGGTGGCTGGCCGGAGCCGTTCCGCACCAAGGCGTTGGCCGGCCGCTCCTGGGCCCCGCCGACGGCCGAACTGAGCGAGCAGGACGCCGCCGCGCTGGCCGCCGATCCCCGTCCGACGCTGAACCGGCTGCTGTTCCCGGGTCCGACGCGCGAGTTCGCCGCTTCCCGGGAAGCGTTCGGTGACCTGTCCCCGCTGGCCACGGCCGATTTCCTGTACGGCCTGCCGAGGGGTGAGGAACTGGCCATCCAGTTGCAGTCCGGGGTGCGCCTGTACTTCGGCCTGGAGGCCATCGGCGATGCCGACGAGCGCGGTCTGCGCACCGTGGTCACCACCCAGAACGGGCAGCTGCGGCCGTTGCAGGTACGGGACCGGACGGTCAGCGTGGACGTGCCGGTGGCCGAGCGGGCCGATCCGGCGAACCCCGGCCACGTGGCCTCGCCGTTCGCGGGGGTCGTGACGCTGAAGGTCGCCGAGGGCGACCAGGTCGAGTCGGGTCAGGTGGTCGCCACCATCGAGGCGATGAAGATGGAGGCATCCATCACCGCGCCGCGGGCGGGCACCGTGCAGCGCGCCGCGATCACCGCCCAGCAGCAGGTCGAGGGCGGCGACCTGCTCGTCGTCCTGACCGCCGGCTGA
- a CDS encoding ATP-dependent DNA helicase RecG has protein sequence MNATLQTPLREAVGGRTAARLTESLGVVTLGQMLAHYPRRYDQRGQLTDIAGLVVGERATVLARVVDIQEIQPRGGGAPPRGRGRGGVSHITRITVADGKGRRLTCTFFNQRGWKHRLPVGTEAMFSGKVSEFRGERQISTPSVAVIGRSDEATPDGADGRGAGSDAVTEAIEEFAGGLAPVYPLAEGVTQQLLQKVVKLALDLVPDPPDPLPELLVAGRELVDLGTALRDIHRPRSKDALTAAQERLRYDEALAIQLVLAQRRARARHDPAEPCPPIEGGLLSAFDAALPFALTDGQQQVGEQIARDLSTLHPMNRLLQGEVGSGKTVVALRAMLQVLDAGRQAVLLAPTEVLAGQHVRSLRAMLGPLGRGGELGAPPEAIAVTLLTGSLSTRARREALSALMVGQPGIVVGTHALLSEGVVVSNLGLVVVDEQHRFGVEQRDALRGRQVGAAPPHVLVMTATPIPRTVAMTVYGDLDTSTLEGLPRGRSPIKTTVVPAAEKPAWLERAWDRVREEVGKGHQIYVVCPKIGDDETDPEEDGGGSGRSAGKARRARRKDADDEWGSAPDDDGDERRPPLSVVQVAEHLGSGPLAGLRLEILHGRLPAVDKERTMLRFAAGEIDVLVSTTVIEVGVDVPNATMMVIMDAERFGLSQLHQLRGRVGRGTAEGVCLLVSEAPPGSAGRERLDAIAATTDGFRLAEIDLEMRREGNVLGTHQAGAATSLKMLRLLRDRSVIEQARIDAQDLVADDPELTRRPALAEWVATTIAAADQEYLEKG, from the coding sequence ATGAACGCGACCCTGCAGACCCCGCTGCGCGAGGCCGTCGGTGGCCGGACGGCCGCTCGGCTGACCGAGAGCCTGGGAGTGGTCACCCTCGGGCAGATGCTGGCGCACTACCCGCGCCGCTACGACCAGCGCGGCCAGTTGACCGACATCGCCGGCCTGGTGGTCGGCGAACGGGCCACCGTCCTGGCCCGGGTGGTCGACATCCAGGAGATCCAACCCCGCGGCGGCGGTGCACCCCCGAGAGGTCGTGGTCGGGGCGGGGTCTCGCACATCACCCGGATCACCGTGGCCGACGGCAAGGGTCGTCGGCTGACCTGCACGTTCTTCAACCAGCGCGGATGGAAGCACCGGCTTCCGGTGGGCACCGAAGCGATGTTCTCGGGCAAGGTCAGCGAGTTCCGCGGTGAGCGGCAGATCTCGACGCCGAGTGTCGCCGTCATCGGCCGGTCCGACGAGGCGACCCCGGACGGCGCCGATGGTCGCGGGGCGGGCTCGGATGCGGTGACCGAGGCGATCGAGGAGTTCGCCGGCGGACTGGCGCCGGTCTATCCGTTGGCCGAGGGGGTCACCCAGCAGTTGCTGCAGAAGGTCGTCAAGCTCGCGCTCGACCTGGTGCCGGACCCACCCGATCCGCTTCCCGAGCTTCTCGTGGCCGGTCGGGAGCTTGTCGATCTGGGGACGGCGCTCCGGGACATCCACCGGCCGCGGAGCAAGGACGCGCTGACGGCGGCGCAGGAACGGTTGCGGTACGACGAGGCGCTGGCCATCCAGCTGGTGCTAGCCCAGCGCCGCGCCCGGGCGCGCCACGATCCCGCCGAGCCGTGTCCGCCGATCGAGGGCGGGTTGCTCAGCGCGTTCGACGCCGCCCTGCCGTTCGCGTTGACCGACGGTCAGCAGCAGGTGGGCGAGCAGATCGCCCGGGACCTGTCGACGCTGCACCCGATGAACCGGCTCCTGCAGGGGGAGGTGGGTTCCGGGAAGACGGTGGTCGCCCTGCGCGCGATGCTGCAGGTGCTGGACGCCGGCCGGCAGGCAGTGCTGCTCGCCCCGACCGAGGTGCTGGCCGGCCAGCACGTCCGCTCGTTGCGGGCCATGCTCGGCCCGCTGGGGCGCGGCGGTGAACTCGGGGCTCCGCCGGAGGCGATCGCGGTGACACTGCTGACCGGATCGCTGTCCACCCGGGCCCGCCGCGAGGCGCTGTCGGCCCTCATGGTGGGTCAGCCCGGCATCGTCGTGGGAACGCACGCCCTGCTGTCCGAAGGCGTGGTGGTGAGCAATCTGGGTCTGGTGGTCGTCGACGAGCAGCACCGGTTCGGGGTGGAGCAACGGGACGCACTCCGCGGACGCCAGGTCGGGGCGGCCCCGCCACACGTGCTGGTGATGACGGCGACTCCGATCCCGCGCACCGTGGCGATGACGGTCTACGGCGATCTGGACACGTCGACGCTGGAGGGTCTGCCGCGGGGGCGGTCGCCGATCAAGACCACCGTGGTGCCGGCGGCGGAGAAGCCGGCGTGGCTGGAACGGGCCTGGGACCGGGTGCGGGAGGAGGTCGGCAAGGGTCACCAGATCTATGTCGTGTGCCCGAAGATCGGCGACGACGAGACCGATCCGGAGGAGGACGGGGGCGGGTCCGGTCGGTCCGCCGGCAAGGCCCGCAGGGCACGGCGCAAGGACGCCGACGACGAGTGGGGCAGCGCCCCCGACGACGACGGCGACGAACGTCGCCCCCCGCTCTCGGTCGTCCAGGTGGCCGAACACCTGGGATCTGGTCCGCTCGCGGGGCTGCGGCTGGAAATCCTCCACGGCCGGCTCCCGGCGGTGGACAAGGAGCGGACGATGCTGCGGTTCGCGGCGGGCGAGATCGACGTGCTCGTCTCCACGACGGTCATCGAGGTCGGGGTCGACGTCCCCAACGCGACGATGATGGTGATCATGGACGCCGAGCGGTTCGGCCTCTCGCAGTTGCACCAGCTGCGCGGCCGGGTTGGTCGGGGGACGGCCGAGGGGGTCTGCCTGCTGGTCTCCGAGGCGCCGCCGGGCTCGGCCGGGCGGGAGCGGCTCGACGCGATCGCGGCCACCACCGACGGCTTCCGGCTGGCCGAGATCGACCTCGAGATGCGGCGGGAGGGCAACGTCCTCGGTACGCACCAGGCCGGCGCGGCGACCTCGCTGAAGATGCTGCGATTGCTGCGCGACCGGTCCGTCATCGAGCAGGCCCGGATCGACGCGCAGGATCTGGTGGCCGACGATCCGGAGCTCACCCGCCGTCCGGCCCTGGCCGAGTGGGTGGCGACGACGATCGCCGCGGCCGATCAGGAGTACCTGGAGAAGGGCTGA
- the rpmB gene encoding 50S ribosomal protein L28, with translation MAAVCDVCGKGPGFGMSVSHSHRRTNRRWDPNIQPVRAQVAPGTVRKLNVCTSCIKAGKVVRG, from the coding sequence GTGGCTGCGGTGTGTGACGTGTGTGGCAAGGGTCCCGGGTTCGGCATGTCGGTGTCGCACTCGCATCGGCGGACCAACCGACGGTGGGATCCGAACATCCAGCCGGTGCGGGCGCAGGTCGCCCCCGGCACGGTGCGCAAGCTGAACGTGTGCACCTCCTGCATCAAGGCTGGCAAGGTCGTCCGCGGCTGA
- a CDS encoding branched-chain amino acid aminotransferase translates to MTPAPFRRELHSSPVTDEQRARIHADPGFGRHFTDHMVIVDYTAGQGWHDHRVVPYAPFVIDPASMVLHYGQEIFEGLKAYEQPDGSVASFRPEANAARLNRSADRLGMPRLPEEIFLGSLQELVEVDRRWVPSGGESSLYLRPFMFASEVGLGVRPANRYVYSVIASPAGPYFPGGVKPVTVWWSTEYVRAAPGGTGAAKTGGNYAASLAAQAQAAEQGCDQVVWLDAIERRWVEEMGGMNLFFVFGEDAGAEVVTPELTGSLLPGITRDSLLTLSEELGYSVSERRISTDEWAKRVESGELTEVFACGTAAVITPVGAVKHADGGFEISGGVTGPVTSRLRAELTALQYGHREDPHGWMTRLV, encoded by the coding sequence ATGACGCCCGCACCATTCCGCCGCGAATTGCACAGCAGTCCCGTCACCGACGAGCAGCGGGCCCGCATCCATGCGGACCCCGGTTTCGGGCGTCACTTCACCGACCACATGGTGATCGTGGACTACACCGCCGGGCAGGGCTGGCACGACCACCGCGTCGTGCCCTACGCGCCGTTCGTCATCGACCCGGCGTCGATGGTCCTGCACTACGGGCAGGAGATCTTCGAGGGACTCAAGGCCTATGAACAGCCGGACGGTTCGGTGGCCAGCTTCCGTCCCGAGGCCAACGCGGCCCGGTTGAACCGCTCCGCCGACCGGCTGGGCATGCCCCGTTTGCCGGAGGAGATCTTCCTGGGGTCGCTGCAGGAGCTCGTCGAGGTCGATCGCCGTTGGGTGCCGTCAGGTGGTGAGTCCTCCCTCTACTTGCGGCCCTTCATGTTCGCGTCCGAGGTCGGGCTGGGGGTCCGGCCGGCCAACCGGTACGTGTACAGCGTCATCGCCTCCCCGGCGGGCCCGTACTTCCCGGGTGGGGTCAAGCCGGTCACCGTCTGGTGGTCCACCGAGTACGTCCGGGCGGCCCCGGGTGGCACCGGCGCGGCCAAGACCGGTGGCAACTACGCGGCCTCGCTGGCCGCCCAGGCCCAGGCCGCCGAGCAGGGGTGCGACCAGGTCGTCTGGCTCGACGCCATCGAACGGCGGTGGGTCGAGGAGATGGGCGGCATGAACCTGTTCTTCGTCTTCGGCGAGGACGCCGGCGCCGAGGTCGTGACCCCGGAACTGACGGGCTCGCTGCTCCCGGGCATCACCCGCGATTCACTGCTGACGCTGTCCGAGGAACTGGGCTACTCGGTGAGCGAACGGCGCATCTCGACCGATGAGTGGGCCAAGCGGGTCGAAAGCGGTGAGCTGACCGAGGTCTTCGCCTGCGGGACCGCGGCCGTCATCACGCCGGTCGGTGCGGTCAAGCACGCCGACGGCGGCTTCGAGATCTCCGGGGGAGTCACCGGCCCGGTGACCAGCCGGCTACGGGCCGAGCTGACCGCTCTGCAGTACGGCCATCGGGAGGATCCGCACGGCTGGATGACCCGGCTGGTCTGA